Proteins encoded by one window of Streptomyces uncialis:
- a CDS encoding SCO0930 family lipoprotein: MRNPRKTRSATVTAAGTATALALLSACGSGQGEPGSVRSTVAASPGTAERDTASPDAGSGPSAAGKLGVRTGGALGKVVTDSEGRTLYRFDNDAARPSNSTCDGGCAQMWPPVLATGARAARGMDPALLGEVTRADGSQQLTLDGWPLYRFAEDTAPGRAKGQGVGGTWFAAAPDGTKAGAPAPAPVEPLPALSTRDDAKLGEIVRDAEGRTLYRFTKDRASPKKPACADSCLKKWKPAKMLARAALKNAKDIDPKLIIPYRRPDDGGVQLTIDGWPLYWFTGDLNPGDTNGQGVGGTWFAIRKTGNLAK; this comes from the coding sequence ATGCGGAACCCACGGAAAACGCGGAGCGCGACGGTCACGGCGGCCGGGACGGCGACCGCTCTCGCCCTGCTGAGCGCTTGCGGGAGCGGCCAGGGCGAGCCGGGTTCGGTGCGGTCGACGGTCGCCGCGTCGCCCGGGACGGCGGAGAGGGATACGGCGTCCCCGGACGCGGGGAGCGGACCGTCGGCGGCGGGGAAGCTGGGTGTGCGGACGGGCGGGGCACTCGGGAAGGTGGTGACGGACAGCGAGGGCCGCACGCTGTACCGCTTCGACAACGACGCCGCGAGGCCGTCCAACTCCACGTGCGACGGCGGCTGCGCGCAGATGTGGCCCCCGGTCCTCGCCACGGGCGCCCGGGCGGCGCGGGGCATGGACCCGGCCCTGCTCGGCGAGGTGACCCGCGCCGACGGTTCCCAGCAGCTCACGCTGGACGGCTGGCCGCTGTACCGCTTCGCCGAGGACACGGCGCCCGGCCGGGCCAAGGGGCAGGGGGTGGGCGGCACCTGGTTCGCGGCGGCCCCGGACGGCACGAAGGCCGGCGCCCCGGCCCCGGCGCCCGTCGAGCCCCTGCCCGCGCTGTCGACACGTGACGACGCGAAGCTGGGCGAGATCGTCAGGGACGCCGAGGGCCGCACGCTGTACCGCTTCACCAAGGACAGGGCCTCGCCGAAGAAGCCCGCTTGCGCGGACTCCTGCCTCAAGAAGTGGAAGCCCGCGAAAATGCTGGCAAGGGCGGCGTTGAAGAACGCGAAGGATATCGATCCGAAGCTCATCATTCCGTACCGGCGCCCGGACGACGGCGGGGTACAACTCACCATCGACGGCTGGCCGCTCTATTGGTTCACCGGCGACCTGAATCCGGGTGACACGAATGGCCAGGGCGTGGGCGGAACATGGTTCGCGATACGAAAGACCGGCAACCTGGCGAAGTAG
- a CDS encoding DEAD/DEAH box helicase, translating into MAAANGTADADPAADPSATPAPAAAPSALLRFMTWLGRSAELLHGDTKESRRRRIRTDPPDILLTTPESLEAMLIGVKTDHAQLLGGVWAVVVDEVHAFAGDDRGWHLLAVLERLERVTGRPIQRIGLSATVGNPERQMTWLQGAGAGKRPGRAIAPGLAGPGDAGGTAAPPPGKVEPHRRLVPPAHRWTGRRPGSTRNCLLLATTKDTLLQAAALLLRGRGWVEAVTPPPEPRHLVAQQLLAATLQEHRVGDQLWPAQFTVLAGRKEIGQTAPSVLTEERPGPRGLLLGGRSWQVTFVDWGRKRVFVEPADGGGVAKWTSGSVAGLSHTLARAMREVLLGADPPVSLTGWARAGLEQWRDEDAPETVHPGGSLVTRHGTDVRWWTWAGHRANATLAATLPSVSDPVQRPTDCWVRLREDATPELWRAAREGAEGGNALVLPDVDPRAVRGLKFSAALSQRLAVSTLAARLADFEGVRAALAEPVRFESR; encoded by the coding sequence GTGGCGGCAGCGAACGGCACGGCGGACGCGGACCCGGCGGCCGACCCGAGCGCGACTCCCGCCCCGGCCGCCGCACCCAGCGCGCTTCTGCGGTTCATGACGTGGCTCGGCCGCAGTGCGGAACTGTTGCACGGGGACACGAAGGAATCGCGCCGGCGCCGAATCCGGACCGACCCGCCGGACATCCTGCTCACCACCCCGGAGTCGCTGGAGGCCATGCTCATCGGGGTGAAGACCGACCACGCCCAACTGCTCGGCGGTGTATGGGCGGTCGTGGTGGACGAGGTGCACGCCTTCGCCGGGGACGACCGCGGCTGGCATCTGCTGGCCGTACTGGAGCGGCTGGAACGGGTCACGGGACGCCCCATCCAGCGGATCGGACTCTCCGCCACCGTCGGCAACCCCGAGCGGCAGATGACCTGGCTGCAGGGGGCGGGCGCGGGGAAGCGTCCGGGCCGGGCCATCGCCCCCGGCCTCGCCGGTCCGGGCGACGCCGGAGGGACCGCCGCGCCGCCCCCGGGCAAGGTGGAACCGCACCGTCGCCTCGTTCCTCCAGCGCATCGGTGGACCGGAAGGCGGCCGGGCAGTACGCGCAACTGTCTGCTGCTCGCCACCACGAAGGACACCCTGCTCCAAGCCGCCGCGCTGCTGCTCCGGGGCCGGGGCTGGGTCGAGGCGGTGACACCGCCGCCCGAGCCCCGCCACCTCGTGGCGCAGCAGCTCCTGGCGGCGACCTTGCAGGAGCACCGGGTGGGCGACCAGCTGTGGCCCGCGCAGTTCACGGTGCTGGCGGGCCGCAAGGAGATCGGGCAGACCGCCCCTTCCGTCCTGACCGAGGAACGGCCGGGTCCCCGGGGGCTGCTGCTCGGCGGGCGGAGCTGGCAGGTGACGTTCGTCGACTGGGGCCGCAAGCGCGTCTTCGTCGAGCCGGCCGACGGCGGCGGGGTCGCCAAGTGGACGAGCGGATCGGTGGCCGGACTGTCTCACACCCTGGCCCGGGCCATGCGCGAGGTGCTCCTCGGGGCGGACCCGCCGGTGTCGCTCACCGGCTGGGCCCGGGCGGGCCTGGAGCAGTGGCGCGACGAGGACGCTCCTGAGACGGTCCATCCCGGCGGGAGCCTGGTCACCCGCCACGGAACCGATGTGCGCTGGTGGACCTGGGCGGGCCATCGTGCGAACGCGACCCTCGCGGCGACACTCCCGTCCGTCTCGGACCCGGTCCAGCGGCCGACCGACTGCTGGGTGCGTCTGCGCGAGGACGCGACCCCCGAGCTGTGGCGCGCGGCCCGTGAAGGGGCCGAGGGAGGCAACGCTCTGGTGCTCCCGGACGTCGACCCGCGCGCGGTGCGGGGGCTGAAGTTCTCGGCGGCCCTCTCCCAGCGGCTCGCGGTGTCCACGCTCGCCGCCAGGCTCGCCGACTTCGAAGGAGTACGGGCGGCGCTCGCCGAGCCGGTGCGGTTCGAGAGCCGCTGA
- a CDS encoding DUF2075 domain-containing protein, producing the protein MLFRESATSIAGRTRLEGRLAELLTENFLHKHRHRPHPSEVRSWERSIPALTNALVEAGLGEVEMLLEYALPLTSKRADVILAGVHPVTGGPSYVVVELKQWSEAHPEEDDPLRCRIDAYPEPVLNPIEQVRGYCDYLLSFNGALEHVPESVAGVAYLHNATEFGVTGLRLVTEDHRGRMYTGEQRGAFLDYLRSLLAPKAGADAADALLQGKVRPSRQLMAVAAEEVRDREQFVLLADQRLAYATVMSAVQKARRSDHKEVVVVAGGPGSGKSVIALSLLGELYRRGVPALHATGSQSFTKTMRKVAGARKPEVQRLFRYFNSFMEAEPNDLDVLVCDEAHRLRKTSVNRYTKAELRTGRPQVAELMDAARVPVFLLDQHQVVRPGEMGTVEQIEEAAAAKELKCTVVRLDSQFRCGGSDAYLAWVTGLLGLEGDGPVLWEPDGKVGLLTVDGPRELEEFLVARRAEGYGARMSAGYCWKWTTKITPDMTALPADVVIGDWARPWNLYGDRALLGAPPAPLWATDPAGFGQVGCVYTAQGFEYDWSGVIMGPDLVWRTDRWVVDRTASKDPSFTKATPDEDIDRLVRNTYKVLLTRGMIGTIVYSTDPETREKLRSLIPPAG; encoded by the coding sequence TTGCTGTTCCGTGAGTCCGCGACGTCCATCGCGGGACGTACCCGCCTCGAAGGACGACTCGCGGAGCTCCTCACCGAGAACTTCCTGCACAAGCACCGCCACCGGCCGCACCCTTCGGAGGTACGTTCCTGGGAGCGCAGCATCCCGGCGCTCACCAACGCGCTGGTCGAGGCCGGGCTCGGTGAGGTCGAGATGCTGCTGGAGTACGCCCTGCCCCTGACCAGCAAGCGGGCGGACGTGATACTCGCCGGGGTGCATCCGGTCACGGGCGGTCCGTCGTACGTGGTGGTGGAGCTCAAGCAGTGGAGCGAGGCGCATCCGGAGGAGGATGATCCGCTGCGGTGCCGGATCGACGCGTACCCCGAGCCCGTCCTCAACCCCATCGAGCAGGTGCGGGGCTACTGCGACTACCTCCTGTCGTTCAACGGCGCGCTGGAGCACGTTCCCGAGTCGGTGGCCGGGGTGGCGTACCTGCACAACGCGACCGAGTTCGGAGTGACGGGGCTGCGCCTTGTCACGGAGGACCACCGGGGGCGGATGTATACCGGCGAGCAGCGTGGGGCCTTCCTGGACTATCTGCGCTCGCTGCTGGCGCCGAAGGCGGGGGCCGACGCGGCCGACGCGTTGCTCCAGGGCAAGGTCCGCCCGTCCCGGCAGCTGATGGCGGTCGCCGCCGAGGAGGTGCGCGACCGGGAACAGTTCGTCCTGCTGGCCGACCAGCGGCTCGCCTACGCGACGGTGATGTCGGCCGTCCAGAAGGCGCGGCGGTCCGACCACAAGGAAGTGGTGGTGGTGGCCGGCGGACCGGGTTCCGGCAAGAGCGTGATCGCGCTGTCCCTGCTCGGAGAGCTGTACCGGCGGGGGGTGCCCGCCCTGCACGCGACGGGATCGCAGTCGTTCACCAAGACGATGCGCAAGGTCGCCGGGGCCCGGAAGCCCGAGGTCCAGCGGCTCTTCCGTTACTTCAACAGCTTCATGGAGGCGGAGCCCAACGACCTCGACGTGCTCGTCTGCGACGAGGCCCACCGGCTGCGCAAGACCTCCGTCAACCGCTACACCAAGGCCGAGCTGCGCACCGGCCGTCCGCAGGTGGCGGAGCTGATGGACGCTGCCCGGGTGCCGGTGTTCCTGCTGGACCAGCACCAGGTGGTGCGTCCTGGCGAGATGGGAACGGTGGAGCAGATCGAGGAGGCCGCCGCGGCGAAAGAGCTGAAGTGCACGGTCGTGCGTCTGGACAGCCAGTTCCGGTGCGGTGGCAGCGACGCGTATCTGGCGTGGGTCACGGGCCTGCTGGGCCTGGAGGGCGACGGGCCCGTCCTCTGGGAGCCGGACGGCAAGGTGGGGCTGCTGACCGTGGACGGCCCGCGGGAACTCGAGGAGTTCCTCGTCGCACGACGGGCCGAGGGCTACGGGGCCAGGATGTCGGCGGGTTACTGCTGGAAATGGACGACGAAGATCACTCCGGACATGACGGCACTGCCCGCCGACGTGGTCATCGGCGACTGGGCCAGGCCATGGAACCTGTACGGGGACCGCGCCTTGCTCGGTGCGCCACCCGCTCCCCTGTGGGCCACCGATCCCGCAGGTTTCGGACAGGTGGGGTGCGTGTACACCGCGCAGGGCTTCGAGTACGACTGGTCCGGCGTGATCATGGGCCCGGATCTGGTCTGGCGGACCGACCGCTGGGTCGTGGACCGCACCGCGTCCAAGGACCCCTCCTTCACCAAGGCGACCCCGGACGAGGACATCGACCGGCTGGTCCGCAACACCTACAAGGTACTGCTGACCCGGGGCATGATCGGAACGATCGTCTACTCGACCGACCCGGAGACCCGCGAGAAGCTCCGCTCGCTGATCCCTCCGGCCGGGTAA